A single Crateriforma conspicua DNA region contains:
- a CDS encoding ABC transporter ATP-binding protein, translating to MNHAIKPSGNELAVKVSGLTRRFRGKVAVDDVDLQIPAGQVFGLVGVNGSGKTTLIRHLIGGLMPQCGSVRVLGLDPIADRVDVLRRTGYLTEEDTLPRWMRVGELLDFYRGVQPNWDQRFAGELCDMFRLDRTQKLSSLSKGGRARVGLLAAIAHRPELLILDEPSSGLDPIARGEILETVIRTVNDDGRTVLFSSHLLDEVDRVCDRVALIHGGRIIEEVELLSLGQQYEEVVGRSDGPEAPLGDSYASFGYKSDGQEWSVLRRTDDSINRSETDPSWVSRPATLSRWFDARVSQQENRIPQESAS from the coding sequence GGTCAGCGGACTGACGCGCCGTTTTCGTGGCAAGGTGGCCGTGGACGACGTCGATCTACAAATCCCTGCGGGCCAAGTGTTCGGATTGGTGGGCGTCAACGGCAGCGGAAAAACCACACTGATCCGCCACTTGATCGGCGGATTGATGCCACAATGCGGCTCGGTCCGGGTCCTGGGGCTGGATCCGATCGCCGACCGCGTCGACGTCCTGCGACGCACCGGATACCTGACCGAAGAAGACACGCTGCCGCGTTGGATGCGTGTCGGTGAACTGTTGGATTTCTATCGTGGCGTTCAGCCCAATTGGGACCAACGATTTGCTGGCGAGCTGTGCGACATGTTCCGGCTGGACCGGACTCAGAAACTGTCCAGTCTTTCTAAAGGCGGACGTGCACGGGTGGGATTACTTGCGGCGATCGCTCATCGGCCGGAACTGTTGATCCTGGACGAACCGAGCAGCGGATTGGATCCGATCGCACGGGGCGAGATCCTGGAAACCGTCATTCGGACCGTGAACGACGATGGCCGAACGGTCTTGTTTTCCAGCCATTTGCTGGACGAAGTCGACCGCGTTTGCGATCGCGTCGCGCTGATCCACGGCGGTCGCATCATCGAAGAAGTCGAATTGCTGTCGCTGGGGCAACAGTACGAAGAAGTCGTGGGGCGGTCCGACGGCCCGGAAGCCCCCCTGGGCGACTCCTATGCATCCTTTGGTTACAAGTCGGACGGTCAAGAATGGTCGGTGCTGCGGCGGACAGACGATTCGATCAACCGGTCCGAAACGGATCCGTCTTGGGTGTCACGCCCCGCCACGCTGTCTCGCTGGTTCGACGCCCGCGTCAGCCAGCAAGAGAATCGGATCCCGCAGGAGTCGGCATCATGA
- a CDS encoding DUF1559 domain-containing protein has product MKRNGFTLVELLVVIAIIGILVALLLPAVQSARGAARRMSCQNNMKQLGLAAHNFESTYKKFPPGLTTFVNNSPRDWYGNTVFTYILPYLEQQSIYDKWDWSDTYEAAQNNTSDPLDPTIKSVDAASAQVVPTYLCPSDVAPETVFELDYDVTGYATGYFSLCSYLANGGTHSTYFRDTDMQDDGMFFMTGDDSQPESYQRFLEDGKAPARFADCIDGTSQTFLFGERFHYDQFFDAKLHNVSRKYSRYPINRWGAWAWTGGGNGTTHVFGSTRVPPNYQTPEDAPSSYASVNLRMSAFGSGHVGGTNFAFTDGSVAFISDSINMVTYQALSTKSGREILDEEY; this is encoded by the coding sequence ATGAAGCGAAACGGTTTCACTCTGGTCGAATTGCTGGTGGTCATCGCGATCATCGGTATCTTGGTCGCCCTGCTGTTGCCTGCCGTTCAATCGGCCCGTGGCGCGGCACGGCGAATGAGCTGCCAGAACAACATGAAGCAGTTGGGACTTGCCGCCCACAACTTTGAAAGCACCTACAAGAAGTTCCCGCCGGGGCTGACGACGTTCGTCAACAATAGCCCCCGGGACTGGTACGGCAACACCGTCTTCACCTACATCCTGCCCTACCTGGAACAACAGTCGATCTACGACAAGTGGGACTGGTCGGACACGTACGAAGCGGCCCAAAACAACACCAGCGACCCGTTGGACCCGACGATCAAGTCGGTCGACGCGGCATCGGCCCAAGTGGTTCCGACTTACCTGTGCCCGAGCGACGTGGCGCCGGAAACGGTGTTCGAATTAGATTATGACGTCACCGGATACGCGACCGGTTATTTCAGCCTGTGTAGCTACTTGGCCAACGGCGGAACACACAGCACCTACTTCCGCGACACCGACATGCAAGACGACGGCATGTTCTTCATGACCGGTGACGACAGCCAACCGGAAAGCTACCAGCGATTCCTGGAAGACGGAAAAGCACCGGCCCGTTTCGCCGATTGCATCGACGGCACCAGCCAAACGTTCTTGTTCGGCGAACGATTCCATTACGACCAGTTCTTCGACGCCAAGCTGCACAACGTTTCGCGTAAGTACAGCCGTTACCCGATCAACCGCTGGGGTGCCTGGGCCTGGACCGGTGGCGGCAACGGCACGACGCACGTCTTCGGATCGACTCGCGTTCCGCCGAACTATCAAACGCCCGAAGATGCACCGTCGTCTTACGCTTCGGTCAACTTGCGGATGTCGGCTTTTGGCAGCGGTCACGTCGGCGGAACCAACTTTGCTTTCACCGACGGCAGCGTCGCTTTTATCAGCGATTCGATCAACATGGTGACTTACCAAGCCCTGAGCACCAAATCGGGTCGCGAGATTCTGGACGAAGAATATTGA
- a CDS encoding transthyretin-like family protein, with translation MQRHVIFALLIPAVLLMVGCDSGIELGQVTGTVTKDGEPAPEIWINFMPDPDEGTEGAISSAITDQDGRYELQYQGENKEPGAAVGAHRVVVNDLVPENFRGQGRPPKSRVRPEMMHAGDTPFRFEVKPGQQQIDIDLDI, from the coding sequence ATGCAACGCCACGTTATCTTTGCTTTGTTGATCCCCGCCGTGCTGTTGATGGTGGGATGTGATTCCGGAATCGAACTGGGACAGGTCACCGGGACAGTGACCAAGGACGGCGAGCCTGCGCCGGAAATCTGGATCAACTTCATGCCCGATCCGGATGAGGGAACCGAGGGTGCGATCTCCAGCGCGATCACCGACCAAGACGGCCGCTATGAATTGCAGTACCAGGGCGAAAACAAAGAGCCCGGTGCTGCTGTTGGCGCCCATCGCGTGGTGGTCAACGACCTGGTCCCCGAAAACTTTCGTGGACAAGGTCGTCCTCCAAAATCCCGCGTTCGACCGGAGATGATGCACGCGGGCGACACGCCGTTTCGATTCGAAGTCAAACCGGGCCAGCAACAGATTGATATCGATCTGGATATCTAG